The Apostichopus japonicus isolate 1M-3 chromosome 6, ASM3797524v1, whole genome shotgun sequence genome contains a region encoding:
- the LOC139968846 gene encoding chymotrypsinogen B-like, whose translation MFLIFVVISLCLGGGRRISALPLESTNGDMISSTITTEPLVEASGDVMAENVNQEDDWSTTEVQRARFLSPRIASLRAPAPLSLQESSAPMGLLPSSLTENDVKSVFQCGVRPKDEMVARGRIVGGLSTKTRWPWMVQILRKEDRELICGATLLSDRHVITAGHCIRGQDGEYGPSDLIVRIGDHYLNEIEAHEQDINIECMFMHPNYDASTLKNDIAVIKLKVDERNPIKFTSDLLPACLPNKREFKAGTECYITGWGYRDFIDYYYDLASPSLTEAKVPLLSSRECKNLGRVYGTDVTKKMQCAGYLTGESRADTCKKDSGGPLVCQSKDGSWKLWGITSWGDNTFCESSPTLPSPGVYTRVDKYLSWINIKLGETCPK comes from the exons ATGTTTctgatttttgttgttatttcgTTGTGCTtgggaggaggaagaagaattTCAGCCCTGCCTCTCGAATCGACG AATGGCGATATGATCTCATCTACCATAACCACAGAACCATTGGTGGAAGCTAGTGGTGACGTCATGGCTGAAAATGTCAACCAGGAAGATGATTGGTCCACAACTGAAGTACAACGCGCTCGTTTTCTGTCACCGCGCATTGCTTCACTGCGTGCTCCTGCGCCATTGAGTTTACAAGAGAGCAGTGCGCCCATGGGTTTATTGCCATCCTCTCTAACAGAAAATGACGTAAAATCAG TGTTTCAATGTGGTGTGCGACCCAAGGATGAAATGGTTGCCCGAGGACGAATTGTGGGGGGTCTCAGTACTAAAACAAGATGGCCGTGGATGGTACAGATACTACGTAAAGAGGATAGAGAGTTGATATGTGGCGCCACTCTCCTTAGTGATAGGCACGTGATCACTGCTGGACATTGCATCAGAGGGCAAGATGGAGA ATACGGTCCATCTGATCTTATCGTTCGAATCGGAGATCACTACCTAAACGAAATCGAAGCCCACGAACAAGACATCAACATTGAGTGTATGTTCATGCATCCTAACTACGATGCGTCTACATTGAAGAATGACATCGCAGTGATTAAACTGAAGGTTGACGAGAGAAACCCTATCAAATTCACCAGCGACTTACTACCAGCCTGTCTGCCAAACAAAAGAGAATTCAAGGCCGGTACAGAATGCTATATCACAGGATGGGGCTATAGAG ATTTCATCGACTATTACTACGACCTTGCGTCGCCTTCTTTGACTGAAGCCAAAGTTCCCCTCCTCAGCAGTCGAGAATGTAAAAACCTCGGAAGAGTCTACGGCACTGACGTCACAAAGAAAATGCAATGCGCGGGTTACTTGACTGGCGAATCACGAGCTGACACGTGTAAGAAGGACAGTGGCGGTCCACTCGTTTGCCAAAGTAAAGATGGTTCTTGGAAGTTGTGGGGTATCACCTCATGGGGCGATAACACATTCTGTGAGAGCTCACCAACGCTACCTTCTCCGGGAGTTTACACTCGTGTTGACAAATATTTATCCTGGATCAATATAAAACTAGGGGAGACTTGTCCAAAATAA